A segment of the Acidimicrobiales bacterium genome:
CCACGTCGAGGGATCGTCCTGGAAGTCGACGACCAGGGCTCGGGCCATTGGCACCGACCGGGCGACCGCGTCGGCGGCGGCGCCCAGGAGGTAGGGGAGGAGGCGGTAGCGCAGGCGCACGTAGTCGGCGCAGATGTCGCGCACCTCGGGCGGGAAGCGGAGGAGCTCGCGGGTGCCCACGCCATGGATGCGGGCATGCGAGAGGAACACGCCCGCCTGCACCCACCGCACCAGGAGGTCGCCGCCCGTCTCGCCGAGGAAGCCGCCGATGTCCTGGCTCCAGAAGCTGAAGCCCGACAGCCCGAGCGACAGCCCGCCGGCCAGCTGAGGTCCGAGGTTGTGCCAGTTGGGGCTGCTGTCGCCGCCCCAGTGGAGCGGGTAGCGCTGGCTGCCGGCCCACGCCGATCGGGCCCAGATGATCCAGTCGCCCGTCGCCTCCGCCGTGACCTCGGCCACCGCTCGGTTGTAGAGCAGCGGGTAGAGGTTGTGGGCGCGGTGGCCGGGCGTGCCGTCGTGGTACACGCCGTCGAGGGGCGCCTGCTCGCCGAAGTCGACCTTGATGGCCCGAGCACCGAGTGCGAAGAGCCGGCGCAGGTGCTCCTGGTAGACTCGCACGCCCTCCGGGTTGGTGAAGTCGATGCAGCCGACCACGCCGCCCGTCCAGCCGGGGGTGTAGCAGATGCCGATGTCGTAGATGCCCCCGTCGGCGTTGCGCACGAAGCCACCGGCGGCGGCCAGCTCGTCGAACAGCCGGCTCCCCTCGGGGATGTACGGGAGCTGCCAGAGGCAGACCTTGACGCCGAGTGCCGCCAGCTCGGCCAGGTAGCCGGCCGGGTCGGGGAAGCGTTCGGGGTCGAACTCGAGGTCGCAGCGCCAGTCCTCGCGGAACCAGTGGGTGTCGAGGTGGAGCACGTCGACCGGGTGGCCCTCCTCGCGCATGCGATGGATCACCTCGAGGGTCTCCTCGGCCGAGCGGTAGGAGATCTTGCTCTGCCACCACCCGAAGCTCCACGCCGGCGGCACGTGGCTCTTGCCCGTCAGGTCGGTGTAGGCGGAGAGGACCTCGCCGATGTCGCCGAGGAGCACGTAGTAGTCGAGGAAGTCGTCCTCCAGGGCGACCTGCACGTCGGCCGCCGCCATGCTCCCCACCCAGGCGGTCATGCGGCACGAGTGGTTGAGGAACACGCCGTAGCCGCTCGTCGACACGAAGAAGGGGATGTTCTTGTAGCTGCGCGGGGTGGTGGTCCCCGTGGCCTCCACCATGTTCACGTCGATGGTCTGGCCCACCTTGTCGAGGGCCAGGAACTGCTCGCCGAAGCCGTAGATGGCCTCCTGGGGTCGCAGGGCGAAGCACTCCACGGCCAGCGGGTCGCCGGCGGCGGTGCGGCAGATCCCGGTGTTCCAGCTGTCCCAGAGGTTCCACTGGTTCTTCTCGCGCCCGCCGATGAGCGCGACCTCGCCCCGGTCGGGGGTGGTCACCGAGATCGTCAGCGGCTTGAGGGCGACGCGGATGCTCGCCTCGCCGGTGGTCAGCAGGACGTGGTCGTGGTGGACGGCGACCTCTGGGGACGACGGCGCGGGGGGTTCGCCCACCACCATGGGGTTGCGGTTCGCTCCCACCGAGGGCGCCTGGGCGTAGCGGACTCGAACGGTGCCGTCGGCGACCAGGTCCAGGCGCATCGACCCGTTGATGGCGTCGCCATCGGCGGGTAGCTCGTCGCTTGCCTCGGTGTCGTCGGCGAACCTGCTGAACCGCCGCGTGACCGTGTCGGTGGTGCGCAGCACCACCCACGTGGGCCCGTGGTCGACCACCTCGGCCGAGCGGACGTAGGTGCGCACCACCGCCCGCCGCTCGAGCAGGCGGGTGTGGAGGTCGTCGACCACGGGCGGGTTCTCAGCGGGCTCGGCGACCATGCCGCCTTCCTAGCAGCCTGTTGACGGAAGCGTCAGCCGATCGCGCCCGCCTCACCAACTGGCCCCGGGGGACCGGTGCCCTGCTCACCAGTGCCGTGCGATGCTGCCCCGGGCGCCGCTCGCCCGGCCAGGGAGGACACCGGCACCGTGCTGTTCGAGGAGATCGACCACCGCCAGACGCCCATGGGCGTGATCAGCCTGCGGCGGCGGCGCGAACCCTCGCTGCAGGTCGACGTCTACGAGGCACGCCTCGACGACGAGTTCCTGATGTCGAGCCTCTTCACGGTGGCCGAGGTGGCGCTGGCGCGCCTTGGCCTCGCCGAGGTGGCAGGCGACGACCTCGACGTCGTCGTGGGAGGCCTCGGTCTCGGCTACACCGCCCACGCCGCCCTGGCCGACGCCAGGGTCTCCTCCGTGCGCGTCGTCGACGCCCTCGCCGAGGTGATCGGCTGGCACCGGGACCGCCTGCTGCCGCTCTCGCCGGGGCTCGTCGAGGATCCGCGCTGCGCGCTGGTCCACGGGGACTTCTTCGCCCTCACCGCCGGTGGCGCGCCGTTCGGCGACGGGGCACCCCACCGCCACCACGCCATCCTCCTCGACGTCGACCACAGCCCGTCGCGCGTGCTGCACCCGAGCCACTCCGCCTTCTACGAGGTCGACGGCCTCCGCCGCGTCGGCGAGCGCCTCCATCCCGGTGGGGTGTTCGCGCTGTGGTCCGACGACCCGCCCGAGGACCGCTTCGTCTCGGCGGTGGGCGAGGTCTTCGCCACCTGTGACGCCCACGTGGTCACCTTCGCCAACCCCTACACCGACGGCGAGGCGTCCAACACCGTCTACGTGGCCAGGGTCGAGGTCTAGGTCGGTGGCGTCGACCGGATGAGCTCGTCGACCCGGCGCGCCAGGTCGTCCCCCTTGTCCTCCTGGATGAAGTGGCTGGCGTCGTCGTAGGCGTGGTGGTCGAGTCCGGCGGCGCCGGGCACCCGGTCGCGGATCAGCGACTGGACCGCGTCGGTGCCCAGGCCCTTGTCGAGGCGCCCGAAGAGCGTGAGCGCCGGACGTTCGAAGGCGTCGAGCGCCGCTTGGGCCGCCTCGTTGGTCGGTGCCTCGCCGAGGGTGTTGACGAGGGAGGGGAAGGCGCGCACCCCTGCCATGTGGATGCGGGAGGGGAAGGGGGCGTCGTAGGCCGCCAGCTCCTCGGGGCTCAGCGAGGTGGCGGTGCCGCTGTCGACCACGTCCGACGCTCGGAACTTCGTCCCGACGAGGGAGAAGACGGCCCACCGCTGGAACTGCTCGGCCCACGAGAGCCCCTGCAGGCCGGGGTCGGCGAAGGGCAGGACCATGTCGTCGTCGGGCTCGAGCTCGTCCGGGAGCTGGAGCAGCTCGAAGCCTTCGGGCACGACCGGCAGCTGGCCGTTGGCCACCACCACCCGCGCGTAGCGGTCGGGGTCGTTTCCGACGGCCCGCAGCCCGATGAGGCTGCCCCAGTCCTGCACGAAGATCGTGATGTCCCGGAGGTCGAGGGCGTCGAGGAAGCCCTCGAACCACGACACGTGCTGGAGGAAGCGGTAGTCCTCGATCTGCACCGGCTTGTCGGAGCGGCCGGTCCCGACGAGGTCCGGGACGACGACCCGATGGCCGGCGGCGCTCAGGACCGGGATCATCTTGCGGTAGAGGTAGCCCCACGTCGGCTGCCCGTGGAGGAGGACGACGACCTCGCCGTCGGAGGGTCCCTCGTCCACGTAGTGCACCCGCAGGCCGTCGACGGTGGTGTACCGCGGCTCGAACGGCCAGTCGGGCAGGTCGGCGAAGCGCTCGTCGGGCGTCCGCACGCAGGGCCGGCAGGAGTCTGTGAAGCGGATCTCGGCCGTCCCCGCGTCGGTCGCTGGCGGGAGGTTGGGCTCCGGGCAGGTGGTGGCGGACATCAGGACCTTCCGATGACGACAACGAGCCGGTGAACCCTACGTCCTGACAGCGTTACTGTCAAAAGGATTGGCGTACTCCGGTTCGGCCGGCGGCGGCACCGTGGGCGACCTACGGTGCCGAACGACCGGAACCCCGCAGAGGGAGACCCATGCCCACGATCCACGAGCTGGCCGAGCGCCACTGGCAGGGGGAGGGCGACCTCGTCCACGCCGAGCACCCGGTGACGCCGGCAGCCGGCCGCGTCGGGGAGGAGATCGCCGAGGGGGTCTTCTGCCTCAAGAGCATCGCCAGCGTCAACGCCGTCGACACCGGCGACGGCCTCGTGATGCTCGACACCGGTGGACCCTTCGACACCCACCACGTCTACGAGTCGGTCCGGGGCTGGCGGCCCGAGGCACCGATGCGCGCCGCGGTGTTCTCCCACCACCACGTCGACCACGTCTTCGGCACCGCCCGCTTCGAGGCCGAGGCGACCGAGCGGGGGTGGGGCCAGCCCGTGGTCTACGCCCACGAAGAGGTGCCCGACCACTTCCGGCGCTACGAGCGGACCCGGGAGTGGAACGCGGCGATCAACCAGCGCCAGTTCGGCCTGCCCGTGGACGGCTTCACCTGGCCCGCCGACTGGCGCTATCCCGACGTCACCTACGACGAGCGCCTCACCTTCGCCTACGGCGACACCGCCTTCGAGCTCCGCCACGCTCGCGGCGAGACCGACGACGCCACCTGGACGTGGGTGCCCTCGCTCCGGGTCCTCCACCCCGGCGACCTCTTCATCTGGGCCGTCCCCAACGCCGGCAACCCGCAGAAGGTGCAGCGCTTCGTGAGCGACTGGGCCGCGGCCCTGCGCCAGATGGCCGGCACGGGGGCAGAGGTGCTCCTCTGCGGGCACGGGCTGCCGATCTTCGGCGCCGACCGGGTGGCGGTGGCCCTCACCGACACCGCCGAGCTGTTGGAGTCGCTCGAGGCCCAGACCCTCACCCTCATGAACACCGGCGCCAGCCTCGACCGGGTCATCCACGAGGTGGAGGTGCCGGCCCACCTGCTGGGCAAGCCCTACCTGCGGCCGGTCTACGACCACCCCCAGTTCATCGTCCGCAACGTCTGGCGCCGCTACGGCGGCTGGTACGACGGCGAGCCGGACAACCTCCTGCCGGCGCCCAGGGCACAGCAGGCCGCCGAGTGGGTTGCCCTCGCCGGCGGGATCGGACCCGTCCTCGACCGCGCTCGCGCCCTCGCCGCCGGTGGGGACCACCGCATGGCCTGCCACCTCGTGGAGCACGCGGTGATCGCCGACCCCGCCGCAGCCGAGGTGCACGAGGTCCGCGCCGAGATCTACGCCGCGCGGTCGGCGCTCCACGAGAGCTCGATGGCGCGCAACCTGCTCCTCCACGCCGCCGAGTCGAGCAAGCAGGGCCGCCGCGACCTCGCCGGCGACTGGTGAGCGAGCCGGGCCGGTCGCCTCGCTTCGGTTCCCCGTGCGGGGGTAGAACGGCGTCATGACCCGCTCCGTGCTCGTGACCGGCGCCAACTCGGGGATCGGCCTCCAGACCGTCCTCGCCCTCGGCCGCCGCGACTACCACCCCATCGGCTCCGTCCGGTCAGAGGCCAAGGCGGAGGTGGTGGCCAAGGCGGCCGCCGACGCCGGGGTCAAGGTCGACACGGTGCAGCTCGACGTGACCGACGAGGACGCCTGCGCCGAGGTGTTGGCCGGCCTCGACCTCTACGGCCTGGTCAACAACGCCGGCTACGGGGTCACGGGTGCGGTCGAGGACATCGAGGACGACGAGGCCCGGGCGCTGCTCGAGACCATGGTGGTCGCCCCCATGCGCCTGGCCCGACTCGCCCTGCCGGCCATGCGCGAGCGGGGCGAGGGGCGCATCGTCAACGTCTCGTCGATCGCCGGGCTGGCCACCGCCCCGCTGGCCGGGTGGTACACGGCCGCCAAGCACGCCCTCGAAGCGCTGTCCGACGCCCTGCGCGTCGAGGTCGGCTCCGCCGGGGTGAAGGTGGTGCTGGTGGAGCCGGGGGGCTTCAAGACCAACATCTGGGAGGACATGGAGCGCGACATCGCCAACCGTGGCGACTCCCGCTACCGGACCGCTTACGAACGCTCGAAGCGGGCCATGCAGCTCGGTGAGCCGCTCATGGGCCAGCCGAGTCAGGTCGCCGACGTGATCGCCAAGGCCATCTCGGCGCGGTCGCCCCGGGCCCGGTACCTGGTGGGGATCGACGCCCAGATGATGGCGCTGGGAGACCGGCTCACGCCCACGTCCGTCAAGGACCTCGTGTCCCGGTTGACCCTCGGCCTCTGAGGCGCGGCCGGAGAGACGGCCGGCGGGCGGGTGCGGCGCCCGGCGCTGGCCGGGTCCGGTACCACTGCGTCGCCATGATCCCGACCGCCACGGCGGTGCCGGTGAGCGACAGGGCGACCAGCGTCGGGAGCGCGCCGGTGCCGGCGCGGGGCAGCAGGGCGTCGTCGACCTCGTCGGCCGGTGCCTCGCCGGAGGTCTCGGGCCGGAAGGTGGTCGGCGGTGGCTCCCCTTCCTCGGTCGGCGGCGGGGGAGGGGGCGCCGTGGTGGGGGCGGTCGGGGCGGTGGTCGGTGGCGGGGGGTCCGTCGCCGGTGGCGCCTCGGGCTCCTCGTCGGGCGGCGGTGGCTCTTCTTCCTCCTCCGGCGGCGGCGCCTCGGTGGTGGTGGTCGTCGTGGGCTCGGGCACGAGCGTGGTCGTGGTGGTGGTCGTGGCCTCGGGTTCGGGCTCCGGTTCGGGCTCGGGGTCGAGGATCTGCGCGCCTGCCGCGCCGGCGAGGACGAGGACCGTCAGCAGGACCAGCGCGACCGACGCGACCGCCCGCCCGCGACCCGCCACCCGTACGGCCAGCGTCGCCGCTGCCGCTTCGTCCGCCGTCGTCCGGTTCACCGGTCGACACCGTAGAAGAGGCGCTCGACCACGGCGCGGGACCTGCGGGTGACGCGGCGGTAGCCCTCGCGCACCTCGACGGGCGTGGAGTCGAGCGACCGGGCGAGGCGCCCGAGCTCGTCGGCATGCTGGGGGAGGGCGTCCTGGGTGCTTCCGTGGACGAGGAAGAGCCGGTTGCGGGCCCGCTCGCAGAACCGGTAGGCGCCGGCCAGCACCTCCATGTCGTCGTGGGCGAGGACGTCGGCTGCCGCCAACCGGGCCAACGCCTCCATCGTCCCGGGGGCGCGCACACCGTGGCGGAGCTGGAGGAGCTGGGCACAGAACTCGATGTCGGACAGCGACCCTCGGCCCAGCTTGAGGTGGAACTGCGGGTCCTCGCCGGCAGGGATCCGCTCCCGCTCGACCCGGGCCTTGATGCGACGGATCTCCCGCTCGTCGGTCTCGGAGAGGGGGGCGTCCCAGACGAACGGCGCCATCATCTCGATGAAGGCGCCGGCGAGCTCTGGGTCACCCGCGACGGGCCGGGCCCGGAGCATGGCCTGGCGCTCCCACACGTCGGCCCACCGCTCGAAGTACGAGCGATACCCGTCGAGGCTCCGGGCCAGGGGGCCCTGGCGCCCCTCGGGGCGGAGGTCGGCGTCGAGCTCGTAGATGCGCTCCGACGGGTTGGCGCCCTTGACCCCCCGCAGGAGCTGCGTCGCCACCCGTTCCGCTTCGGCGCGGTCGTCGTCGGTGGCGCCCTCGTAGACGAAGATCACGTCGAGGTCGCTGCCGTACGAGAGCTCGACGCCACCGAAGCGGCCGAGGGCGACCACGGCGAAGGGCAACGACGGCGCCACGGCGAGCAGCGCGCCCTCCACCGTCGCCTCGGCCAGGGCGGTGAGGTCCTCGGCGGTGGCGTCGACGCTCGACAGGTCGAGGACGTCGCGGGCGGTGATGCGCAGCACCTCGCGCTCCTTGAAGCGCCGGAGGCGGGCCAACCGCGATTCCGGGTCGCGCCACTCGAGGGCGGTCGTGGCCTTCTCGAGCAGCGTGGCCTTGGAGAGCGGCGCGATCGCGTCGTCGTCGCCGAGGTCGGGGATCAGGTCGGGGTTGCGCTCGAGGACGTCGGTCAGCAGGCGGCTGGTGCCGATCAGCGTGCACAGTCGACGGGCAGACTCCGGCGACTCGCGGAACGCCCGTGCCAGCTCGGTGGAGCGCTGGACGCCCGAGGCGAGCGTGCGCAGCCCCATCAGGCCCCGGTCGGGGTCCGGGCTGTCGGAGAGCCAGCCCAGCAGCAGGGGCAGCAGCTGGTGCATCAGGCGGGACGAGCGGGTGAGGCCCTTGGTGAGCTCGGCCACGGCCTGGCGGGTGCGATCGGCCTGGGAGAAGCCGAATGCGGCCAGCCGGGTGGCGGCGGCCTCGGCTGTCAGCCGTCCCGGGGCGCCGGCGAAGGCCTCGAGCAGGGGGCGGAAGTACAGGCGCTCGTGGATGGTCCGGACGGTGGAGCGCGTCCGCGCCAGCTCGGCGTCGAAGGCCTCGAGGGCCGAGGCGTCGGGCGTGGACGAGAAGCCAAGCACCTTCGCCAGGCGCTCCCGATCGGCGGCGCCGCTCGGCACCGCGTGGAGCTGGCGCTCGTCGACGAGCTGGACCCGGTGCTCCACGTCCCGCAGGAACCGGTAGCAGCGGGCGAGCGAGTCGGCGTCGTCGGGGGCGACGTAGCCGGCCGACGACAGCTCCGCCAGTGCGTCCAGCGTGGACGGGCATCGCAGCGCGGGGTCGTGGCGGCCGTGCACCAGCTGCAGCAGCTGCACCGCGAACTCGATGTCGCGGATGCCCCCCACGCCGGTCTTCAGCTCGCGGTCGCTCATGCCCTTGCGCGCCACCTGCGCCTCGGTGCGGGCCTTCATGGTCCGCAGCGACCTGAGCTCATCGGCGCCCAGCGGCTCTCCCCACAGGTGCGCCTCAGCTGCCTCGACCCAGGCGGCGGCCACCGTCGGCGGACCGGCGACGGGGCGGGCCTTGAGCAGGGCCTGGCGCTCCCACGGCTGGGCCCACCTCGACCAGTACGCCTGGAACGACGGCACCGTGCGGGTCAGTGGCCCGTCGCGGCCCTCGGGACGCAGGTTGGCGTCGACGCGGAAGCACTGGCGGGAGATGGCCATGACCTCCCGTGCCGCCCCCTCGGCCTCCTTCGGGGTGCAGGCGTCGTCGGCGACGAACATCAGGTCGATGTCGCTGGCGTAGTTCAGCTCCTGGCCGCCGAGCTTCCCCATGCCGATCACCACGAGGCCGTCGGCCTCGGCGATGGCACACGCGCCCCGAACCACGTCGCCGGCCATGTCGGCAACCGCCCGGGCGGTGGTGGGCATGTCGTCGAGACCGGTGAGGTCGCGCGCCGCGATGCGGAGGTACTCGAGTGCCTTCCATCGCTGGAGGGCGCCCTCGTCGAGGTCGCCGTCAACGGGTGGGGGCCGACGGTGGTCGGTGCGGGCCAGCACGTCGAGGGCCTGGGCATCGGTCTCCAGCAGCTGGGTCAGCGAGCGGCTGGCGGCGCACACCGCGACCACGGTGGTGGCGAGTCCGGGATCCTCCACAAGCCGGTCGCGCAGGCCGCCGTGGGCGTCGGCCAGGCGCTCGATGGCGACGCGCGCCAGCGCCGGCGCGGCCGACGACTCGACGGCAGCGTCGAGGTCGCCTGGTGCGCTGGGCTTGAGGGGCACCCCACCAGTGTGGCCATGCCCGGCACGGGTCGTAACCTCGGTCCATGCCGGTCGTGCGCGTCGCCCTGTGCCAGCTCAACGTGGTGGTCGGTGACCTCGAGGGCAACGTCGACCGCATGCTCGCCGCGCTCGACGACGCCGAGTCGCAGGCTTGCGACCTCGCCGTGTTCCCGGAGCTGGCGATCACCGGCTACCCGCCCGAGGACCTGCTGCTCAAACCCGGCTTCATCGCCGACAACCGCGCCGCCCTCGACCGGCTGGCGGCGCGCACGGGCCACTGCGCGGCGGTGGTCGGCTTCGTCGACGCCGAGCGCGACCTGTTCAACGCGGCCGCCGTCTGCGCCGGCGGCCGGGTGGTCGGCACCTACCGCAAGCGCCTGCTTCCCAACTACGCCGTGTTCGACGAGCAGCGCTACTTCGCCCCCAGCACCGACGAGCCCACCTTGTTCCTCGTCGCCGGGGTGCGCGTCGGGATCTCGGTCTGCGAGGACGCATGGGATCCCGACGGCCCCATCCTCGACCAGGCCTCCGGTGGGGCCGAGCTCATCGTCAACCTCAACGCCTCGCCCTACTACGCCGGTCGCCTGGCCGAGCGCGAGCGCATGCTCGCCACCCGGGCGGCCGACTCCTCCTGCGCGCTGGTGTACGTCAACCAGGTCGGCGGCCAGGACGAGCTGGTCTTCGACGGCGCCTCGCTGGTGTTCGACGCCGACGGCGAGCTGCTGGCCCGTTCGCCGCAGTTCGTCGAGCACATGATGGTGATGGATGTCAACGCCCGGCCGGTGTTCCGCAAGCGCCTGCTCGACCCCCGGGGCCGCGAGCGCTCGCCTGCCCTGCCGGTGGTCACGGTCAGCGAGGCCGGCGAGCAGCGGTCACCTGCCGAGCGGTTGCACCCGCCGATCTGCCCGACCCTCGAACCGGTCCACGAGGTCTACGAGGCCCTGGTGCTCGGCCTGCGCGACTACGTCGCCAAGAACGGCTTCACCGACGTCGTGTTCGGGCTCTCGGGCGGGATCGACTCGTCGCTGGTGGCGGCCATCGCCGCCGACGCCCTCGGCCCGGCCAACGTCCACGCCGTCGCCATGCCGTCGCGCTACTCCTCCGACGGCTCCATCAGCGACTCGGAGGTGCTCGCCGGGCGACTCGGCATCGAGCTCACCACCATCGCCATCGAACCGGCGCACGCCGCCATGCTCGAGATGCTGGCACCGGCGTTCGAGGGCACCGAGGAGGGGGTGGCCGAGGAGAACCTGCAGGGTCGCATCAGGGCCAACCTGCTCATGGCGCTGGCCAACAAGCGACCGGGCTGGCTGGTGCTGGTCTGCGGCAACAAGAGCGAGCTGGCCGTGGGCTACACGACGATCTACGGCGTCGACATGGCCGGGGGCTTCGCCGTCATCAAGGACGTCCCGAAGACCCTCGTCTACGCGCTCTGCCGCGACCGCAACCGGCGTGCCGGCACCGACGTGATCCCCGAGGCGGTGCTCACGAAGCCACCGTCGGCCGAGCTGCGACCCGGCCAGCGCGACGACCAGAGCCTGCCGCCCTACGAGGTGCTCGACCCGGTCATCGACGCCTACGTCGGCGACGACCTCACCTCGAGCGAGCTCGTCGAGGCCGGCTTCGACCCCGAGGTGGTGGGCCTCGTCACCCGTCTGGTCGACCGGGCGGAGTGGAAGCGCCGACAGGCCCCACCCGGGGTGCGGATCTCCACGAAGGCCTTCGGCAAGGACCGCCGCCTCCCCATCACCAACGGCTACCAGGGCTGACGGCTGACACCGGCGTCACCGCTCTTGACCACGGGGTCAGTCGGGGGCACCCTTGGCAGGGAGCGGCAGCGTGTGCCGCCCTGCCACCCCAAGAGGAGCCCCATGGCCGACCCGAAGAAGCCCCGCCCCGCCTTCGCCCCCTGGGACCGCCGGGAGCTGCCCGGCGCCTTCAGCGTCGAGGAGACGGCCCGCAGGGTCGGGAACTACAAGTGGATCGAGATGAAGCTGTTCGAGGCGCTCGGCGGCTGGATCGCCACCGTGCCCGAGCTCGACGTCAAGATGCGCCTCGGGACCCACTGCTACCACCACGCCTGGCACGCTGACCTCTGGCACAAGCGCCTCCCCGAGCTGCGGGAGATGAACCCCGAGCGGTTGACCGTGCCCGCCGACGGCATGGAGGCCTTCGTCGAGGCCCTCACCGAGCCCGAGGCTGCCGACCTCACCATCGAGAAGCTGGTGGGCGTGTACCGGGTCCTGATCCCGCACAAGATCGCCGCCTACACCTACCACCTCAACAACACGTCCACGATCACCGACGCCCCCACCATCCGCTCGCTCAAGCTCATCCTCCAAGACGAGTTCGACGACTGGCGCGACGGCGAGATGCTCCTGCAGTCGCTCATCGAGACCGACGAGGAGATCGACCGGGCGGTTGCCCACCAGGCCAAGCTCTCCAAGCTCATGCTCGCCGCCGGTGGCATCGCCGGCGCCGGCTCCATCGGGTCCAACGAGCTCACCTACGACGCAACTCCCCAGGAGGCAACCGCATGAGGAAGATCCACCCCCCCGAGGACCTGGCCCGCGACGGCCGGTTCTTCCGCATCACCACCGAGCAGCGCTTCAACGACCCCCGCGGCCCCCGTGGTCTCGGCGAGGGCAGCGGCCGCAAGGGCGGTAACCGCCTCACCCCCGACGTGCCCAACGCGCCCGACGCGGCGCGCTCGCTCATGCACGGCATCTTCGTGGGTGAGATCCAGGCTCTCGAGGGCGCCGGGCGCACCTGCTGGGACTTCGAGACCGGCGACGGCCGCGAGCAGGCGCCGTTCCAGCTCAAGCTCGACATGGCGCGCCAGTGCTGGGACGAGGCTCGTCACTGCGAGATCTCCGTCAAGCTCTCCGACTGGATGGGCACCGAGCTCGGCGAGTTCTCCGAGTCGACCTTCCTCTACGAGGCAGCCTGCAACCCCGACCCGGTGCTGCGCCTCACCGGCGTGAACCGGGCCCTCGAGGGTCTGGCCATCGACGTGTTCAACACCATGAAGGAGTTCGGCGAGATCGCCGGCGACCCGGTGCTCGAGTTCTGCGAGGACTGGATGCTCGCCGACGAGGTGACCCACGTGAAGATGGGCTCCGACTGGCTCCGCCGCCTCACCGAGACCGACCCCGAGCGACGGGCCGCTGCCCTCGAGTTCCAGCGCGTCGTCGACAAGCTGTTCTCGCTCGGTGGCGTGCGCGGCGAGGACGACGACGCTCCGATCCGCCTGGCCCGCCGCTTCCGCGAGCTGGCCGGCTTCACCGATGGCGAGATCGACGAGATCTCGGCCATCTCGTCCGAGGCCGCGGCCGAGGCCCGCGCCGCCACCTCCAAGGCGAGCGCCTAGTGGCCGACGTGACCGTGGTGCCGCAGGAGTGGACGATGGTCCACTTCGACTCGGCCCGCATCGAGGCGGTGGCGGCCACCCTGGTCGACCAGATCGGCATCGCCGCGCCGGTCACCATCGAGGTCGACGAGACCACGCCGATGGGTCGCGTGTGGGTCGAATCGCTCGACCCCGTGGTGGTCAAGGTCCAGAGTGGCGGCTTCGAGGACCCGAAGCGCCCCCGGTACCTCAGCGAGGAGGCGGTCGCCGACGTGCTCGGCCGGCTCCTCCACCGGGTGCGCGACCGGCTCGACGACGCCTTCGGCGACCCGCCGCCCGACGACGACCTCACCCTCGCCCAGAGCACGGCGTGGGACACCTACGCCGTGGGCCGCTTCGCCCGCCTCGGGTACCCGGCCAACCGCCAGCGGCGCCTGTACCACTTCCGCAACCGGCACG
Coding sequences within it:
- a CDS encoding bifunctional [glutamine synthetase] adenylyltransferase/[glutamine synthetase]-adenylyl-L-tyrosine phosphorylase, with the protein product MPLKPSAPGDLDAAVESSAAPALARVAIERLADAHGGLRDRLVEDPGLATTVVAVCAASRSLTQLLETDAQALDVLARTDHRRPPPVDGDLDEGALQRWKALEYLRIAARDLTGLDDMPTTARAVADMAGDVVRGACAIAEADGLVVIGMGKLGGQELNYASDIDLMFVADDACTPKEAEGAAREVMAISRQCFRVDANLRPEGRDGPLTRTVPSFQAYWSRWAQPWERQALLKARPVAGPPTVAAAWVEAAEAHLWGEPLGADELRSLRTMKARTEAQVARKGMSDRELKTGVGGIRDIEFAVQLLQLVHGRHDPALRCPSTLDALAELSSAGYVAPDDADSLARCYRFLRDVEHRVQLVDERQLHAVPSGAADRERLAKVLGFSSTPDASALEAFDAELARTRSTVRTIHERLYFRPLLEAFAGAPGRLTAEAAATRLAAFGFSQADRTRQAVAELTKGLTRSSRLMHQLLPLLLGWLSDSPDPDRGLMGLRTLASGVQRSTELARAFRESPESARRLCTLIGTSRLLTDVLERNPDLIPDLGDDDAIAPLSKATLLEKATTALEWRDPESRLARLRRFKEREVLRITARDVLDLSSVDATAEDLTALAEATVEGALLAVAPSLPFAVVALGRFGGVELSYGSDLDVIFVYEGATDDDRAEAERVATQLLRGVKGANPSERIYELDADLRPEGRQGPLARSLDGYRSYFERWADVWERQAMLRARPVAGDPELAGAFIEMMAPFVWDAPLSETDEREIRRIKARVERERIPAGEDPQFHLKLGRGSLSDIEFCAQLLQLRHGVRAPGTMEALARLAAADVLAHDDMEVLAGAYRFCERARNRLFLVHGSTQDALPQHADELGRLARSLDSTPVEVREGYRRVTRRSRAVVERLFYGVDR
- a CDS encoding NAD+ synthase, with translation MPVVRVALCQLNVVVGDLEGNVDRMLAALDDAESQACDLAVFPELAITGYPPEDLLLKPGFIADNRAALDRLAARTGHCAAVVGFVDAERDLFNAAAVCAGGRVVGTYRKRLLPNYAVFDEQRYFAPSTDEPTLFLVAGVRVGISVCEDAWDPDGPILDQASGGAELIVNLNASPYYAGRLAERERMLATRAADSSCALVYVNQVGGQDELVFDGASLVFDADGELLARSPQFVEHMMVMDVNARPVFRKRLLDPRGRERSPALPVVTVSEAGEQRSPAERLHPPICPTLEPVHEVYEALVLGLRDYVAKNGFTDVVFGLSGGIDSSLVAAIAADALGPANVHAVAMPSRYSSDGSISDSEVLAGRLGIELTTIAIEPAHAAMLEMLAPAFEGTEEGVAEENLQGRIRANLLMALANKRPGWLVLVCGNKSELAVGYTTIYGVDMAGGFAVIKDVPKTLVYALCRDRNRRAGTDVIPEAVLTKPPSAELRPGQRDDQSLPPYEVLDPVIDAYVGDDLTSSELVEAGFDPEVVGLVTRLVDRAEWKRRQAPPGVRISTKAFGKDRRLPITNGYQG
- a CDS encoding DUF455 family protein, coding for MRKIHPPEDLARDGRFFRITTEQRFNDPRGPRGLGEGSGRKGGNRLTPDVPNAPDAARSLMHGIFVGEIQALEGAGRTCWDFETGDGREQAPFQLKLDMARQCWDEARHCEISVKLSDWMGTELGEFSESTFLYEAACNPDPVLRLTGVNRALEGLAIDVFNTMKEFGEIAGDPVLEFCEDWMLADEVTHVKMGSDWLRRLTETDPERRAAALEFQRVVDKLFSLGGVRGEDDDAPIRLARRFRELAGFTDGEIDEISAISSEAAAEARAATSKASA